A section of the Amblyomma americanum isolate KBUSLIRL-KWMA chromosome 2, ASM5285725v1, whole genome shotgun sequence genome encodes:
- the Mdh2 gene encoding malate dehydrogenase 2, which yields MFSRVPRNLLNTVCVSVQRNFSVTSTNNVKVAVLGASGGIGQPLSLLLKQHPGITYLSLYDIAHTPGVAADLSHINTRAQVKGFTGNDQLAEALKGMEIVVIPAGVPRKPGMTRDDLFNTNASIVRDLTDACAQQCPKAMVCIISNPVNSTVPIASEVFKKRGVYDPNRIFGVTTLDIVRANAFVAQAKGLDPASVSVPVVGGHSGVTIVPLLSQATPSVSFPQPELEALTKRIQEAGTEVVQAKAGAGSATLSMAFAGARFVFSLISAIQGKEGVVECAFIKSSETEATYFSTPLLLGKNGVAKNLGLGKLSPYESELVKIALPELKKNIQKGEEFVKK from the exons ATGTTCTCCCGAGTGCCAAGGAATCTCCTCAATACCGTCTGCGTCTCGGTGCAGAGGAACTTCTCCGTCACGTCAACG AACAATGTCAAGGTGGCTGTTCTGGGTGCCAGCGGTGGCATCGGGCAGCCCCTGTCCCTGCTCCTCAAGCAGCACCCCGGCATCACATACCTGTCACTGTACGACATTGCACACACACCTGGTGTTGCTGCCGACCTGAGCCACATCAACACGCGAGCCCAGGTCAAGGGCTTCACGGGAAACGACCAGCTTGCC GAGGCCCTCAAAGGTATGGAGATTGTGGTGATCCCAGCAGGAGTACCCCGTAAGCCCGGCATGACTCGTGATGACCTCTTCAACACGAATGCCTCCATTGTGCGGGACTTGACCGATGCCTGCGCCCAGCAGTGCCCCAAGGCCATGGTCTGCATTATCTCAAACCCAGTCAACTCAACTGTGCCCATCGCATCTGAAGTATTCAAGAAGCGTGGCGTCTACGACCCCAACCGCATCTTTGGTGTCACAACCTTGGACATCGTTCGCGCCAATGCTTTTGTGGCGCAGGCAAAG GGCCTTGACCCAGCCAGCGTGAGTGTCCCGGTGGTGGGTGGCCACTCTGGTGTCACCATCGTGCCACTGCTGTCCCAAGCCACACCCTCGGTGAGCTTCCCTCAGCCTGAGCTGGAGGCGCTCACCAAGCGCATCCAGGAGGCCGGCACCGAGGTGGTCCAGGCCAAGGCTGGTGCT GGTTCAGCTACACTGTCCATGGCATTCGCTGGAGCCAGATTCGTTTTCTCA CTTATTTCTGCCATTCAAGGAAAGGAAGGTGTAGTGGAATGTGCGTTTATCAAGTCTTCGGAGACTGAAGCCACATACTTCTCGACCCCTCTTCTCCTCGGC AAAAATGGCGTGGCAAAGAACCTTGGCCTGGGCAAGCTGTCACCGTATGAATCTGAGCTTGTGAAGATTGCACTGCCCGAGCTGAAGAAGAACATCCAGAAGGGGGAGGAGTTTGTGAAGAAGTAA